The following coding sequences lie in one Arachis ipaensis cultivar K30076 chromosome B03, Araip1.1, whole genome shotgun sequence genomic window:
- the LOC107630896 gene encoding patellin-3 yields MMAEEAPKNQEAVVVTHVPPPEAEEEKKQPVTLGTHLSKLPESGTFKEESTKLSDLPETHNKALQELKSLVQEALNNHQFSVPNQPKQQHKPEEAVTAEKESETKEEEKVSEPATKTDNEDEVGEEVKETAVVEVEEKVVAAPSIDDDGAKTVEAIEETVVAVSVSTTESPHRPAQKVCQEAKEDVPLPPEEVSIWGIPLLADERSDVILLKFLRARDFKVKDAFAMMKNTIRWRKEFGINELMEENLGCDELEKVVFMHGFDKEGHPVCYNIFGEFENKELYKKTFSDEEKRQRFLRWRIQFLEKSIRKLDFNPGAISTIVQVNDLKNSPGLAKWELRQATKEALQLLQDNYPEFVAKQVFINVPWWYLAVNRMISPFLTQRTKSKFVFAGPSKSADTLLRYISAEQLPVKYGGLSKEGEFGNSDAVTEITVKPATKHTVEFPVTEKCLLSWELRVIGWEVSYGAEFVPSSEGSYTVIIQKARKVSSSEEPVLCNSFKIGEAGKVVLTIDNPTSKKKKLLYRLKTKTSPSD; encoded by the exons ATGATGGCCGAGGAAGCTCCAAAGAACCAAGAGGCGGTGGTGGTTACACATGTTCCGCCGCCTGAGGCCGAGGAGGAGAAGAAGCAGCCCGTGACTTTGGGCACTCACCTCTCCAAGCTTCCGGAATCAGGAACCTTCAAGGAAGAAAGCACCAAGCTTTCTGATCTCCCTGAGACCCACAACAAGGCGCTACAAGAACTCAAGAGCCTCGTTCAGGAAGCTCTTAATAACCACCAATTCTCTGTCCCTAACCAACCCAAGCAACAACACAAGCCTGAAGAAGCTGTAACTGCTGAGAAAGAAAGTGAAACGAAAGAGGAAGAAAAAGTTTCTGAACCTGCCACGAAAACAGACAACGAGGACGAGGTGGGAGAAGAAGTGAAAGAAACCGCAGTGGTTGAGGTTGAAGAAAAGGTGGTGGCTGCTCCATCCATTGATGATGATGGTGCAAAAACTGTTGAGGCTATTGAAGAGACCGTTGTTGCTGTCTCTGTTTCAACAACAGAGAGTCCACATCGACCGGCACAGAAAGTTTGCCAAGAAGCCAAGGAGGACGTGCCATTGCCACCGGAAGAGGTATCCATTTGGGGGATACCGCTGCTTGCAGACGAAAGAAGCGACGTCATCCTCTTGAAGTTCCTGCGCGCCAGAGACTTCAAAGTGAAAGACGCTTTCGCCATGATGAAGAATACAATCCGGTGGAGGAAAGAGTTCGGAATCAATGAGCTAATGGAGGAGAATTTAGGTTGTGATGAACTGGAGAAGGTGGTGTTCATGCATGGATTCGACAAAGAAGGACACCCTGTTTGTTACAACATATTCGGCGAGTTCGAGAACAAGGAGCTGTATAAGAAGACATTCTCTGATGAGGAGAAGAGGCAGAGGTTCCTGAGATGGAGGATTCAGTTCTTGGAGAAGAGTATTAGGAAACTGGACTTCAACCCTGGCGCCATTTCCACCATTGTTCAGGTCAATGATCTCAAGAACTCGCCTGGTCTTGCCAAGTGGGAGCTTAGACAAGCTACCAAAGAAGCCCTTCAGCTACTTCAGGACAATTACCCTGAATTTGTGGCCAAACAG GTGTTCATCAATGTGCCATGGTGGTACCTTGCTGTGAATAGAATGATAAGCCCTTTCCTTACCCAGAGAACCAAGAGCAAGTTTGTGTTTGCAGGGCCTTCAAAATCAGCAGACACCCTTTTGAG ATACATAAGTGCAGAGCAACTTCCGGTGAAGTATGGTGGACTAAGCAAAGAGGGGGAGTTCGGAAACTCCGATGCTGTTACGGAAATCACAGTGAAGCCAGCAACGAAACATACGGTGGAATTTCCTGTTACTGAG AAATGTTTGCTTTCTTGGGAGCTGAGAGTTATAGGCTGGGAAGTAAGCTATGGTGCTGAATTTGTTCCAAGCTCGGAAGGTAGCTACACAGTGATTATTCAGAAGGCTAGAAAGGTTTCTTCATCAGAAGAACCAGTGCTTTGCAACAGTTTCAAGATTGGTGAGGCTGGAAAAGTTGTCCTCACCATTGATAATCCAACCTCTAAGAAGA
- the LOC107634606 gene encoding uncharacterized protein C6G9.01c produces MTKKKKNGCKVTCNQELKEDDNVVHEQEEEEKPSQKKAGSEIDEIFAGKKRKKSDDEKTNNNKKKMKKKKKKTKEQDDNDDGGFLDKPSRSRKKTSDGLTIYTEDELGLNKADAGGTPLCPFDCSCCF; encoded by the coding sequence atgacgaagaagaagaagaacggttGCAAAGTGACCTGTAATCAGGAGCTGAAAGAGGATGATAATGTTGTGCACgagcaagaagaagaggagaagccATCTCAGAAGAAGGCAGGTAGTGAAATTGATGAAATATTCGctgggaaaaagagaaagaaatctgatgatgagaaaacaaataacaataagaagaagatgaagaaaaagaagaagaagaccaaagagcaagatgataatgatgatggtgGCTTTCTAGACAAACCTTCCCGATCAAGAAAGAAAACCAGTGATGGACTCACAATCTACACTGAAGATGAGTTGGGCCTCAATAAGGCAGATGCTGGAGGTACTCCGCTCTGTCCATTTGATTGTTCTTGCTGCTTTTGA